The following are from one region of the Nocardia terpenica genome:
- a CDS encoding DUF1906 domain-containing protein — MTLGLDYAAGRPSPDAIKAAGYDFVVRYLSDGGPGLPGKLLTPAEADALRATGIDIVANWETTADRMLDGYPAGVYDATLALAQVIACGGRGDRPIYFSADFDATPDQQGPIDDYLRGAASVLGPGNVGIYGGYWPVSRALDNATARWAWQTDAWSGSNRDPRAHLHQRIQQVTVDGITCDVNEALTDDFGQWSTPVVPQHDSGETPMDMNDFTAYMSNVVSDIKDIRQQLTGGRDRVDTPTGVDITASYPGWPQLGQNPDGTHRTIVDGLAAVLANLADLHTTVTALARTHAADTDAASNTGARQ, encoded by the coding sequence ATGACGCTCGGACTCGACTACGCGGCCGGTCGGCCCTCACCGGACGCGATCAAGGCCGCAGGCTACGACTTCGTCGTCCGGTATCTGTCCGACGGCGGCCCCGGCCTGCCCGGCAAACTCCTCACCCCCGCCGAGGCCGACGCCCTGCGCGCGACCGGGATCGACATCGTCGCGAACTGGGAAACCACCGCCGACCGCATGCTCGACGGCTACCCGGCCGGGGTCTACGACGCCACCCTCGCCCTCGCCCAGGTGATCGCGTGCGGCGGCCGAGGCGATCGGCCCATCTACTTCTCCGCCGACTTCGACGCCACCCCCGACCAACAGGGCCCGATCGACGACTACCTCCGCGGCGCCGCCTCCGTCCTCGGGCCCGGCAATGTCGGCATCTACGGCGGCTACTGGCCGGTCAGCCGCGCCCTCGACAACGCCACCGCGCGGTGGGCGTGGCAGACCGACGCATGGTCGGGCAGCAACCGCGACCCTCGCGCCCACCTACACCAACGCATCCAGCAGGTCACCGTCGACGGCATCACCTGCGACGTCAACGAAGCACTGACCGACGACTTCGGCCAATGGTCGACACCAGTTGTCCCACAACACGATTCAGGAGAAACCCCGATGGATATGAACGACTTCACCGCCTACATGAGCAACGTCGTCTCCGACATCAAAGACATCCGCCAGCAACTGACCGGCGGCCGAGATCGTGTCGACACCCCCACCGGGGTAGACATCACCGCGAGCTACCCCGGATGGCCGCAACTCGGCCAAAACCCCGACGGCACCCACCGCACCATCGTCGACGGACTCGCCGCAGTACTCGCCAACCTAGCCGACCTACACACGACGGTCACCGCCCTGGCCCGCACCCACGCCGCCGACACCGACGCCGCCTCGAACACCGGAGCCCGGCAGTGA